The Virgibacillus siamensis genome includes a region encoding these proteins:
- a CDS encoding ABC transporter ATP-binding protein yields the protein MKIKVKNLSKNYKDTTALENVTFTLSEPKIYGLLGRNGAGKTTFMDILSGHILASSGEILIDGENPFDNQRLTESICLIKEGNNFKKDLKIKNVLRIYSYFYPTWDQKLADELIREYNLNLNAKVKALSKGMESALGIIVGLASKAPITIFDEPYIGLDAAARKKFYEILLEEYETEKRIIIFSTHLIDEVSLMFEEILILQNGKLVLKEEAEALRNSVCAVSGAADEVEAFISGKEVIEKKQIAGMMTAYVYSRMEQAESAGLTAEGVPIQELMIHLTEKKGA from the coding sequence ATGAAAATAAAAGTTAAAAATCTTTCGAAAAACTATAAGGATACTACTGCACTGGAAAATGTCACGTTTACACTGTCCGAACCGAAAATATACGGGTTGCTTGGCAGGAATGGGGCAGGGAAAACAACGTTTATGGATATTTTGTCAGGTCATATTTTAGCATCAAGCGGTGAGATTTTGATTGATGGGGAGAATCCATTTGATAATCAGCGTTTGACGGAATCGATTTGCCTTATAAAAGAGGGCAACAACTTTAAAAAAGACTTAAAGATTAAAAATGTGCTTCGCATTTATTCTTACTTTTATCCGACATGGGATCAGAAACTGGCGGACGAATTAATCCGGGAATACAACCTGAATCTGAATGCCAAAGTGAAGGCGCTTTCCAAAGGGATGGAATCAGCTCTTGGTATTATCGTCGGTCTGGCAAGCAAGGCGCCAATTACCATTTTTGATGAACCATATATCGGTCTTGATGCGGCAGCACGGAAAAAGTTTTACGAGATTCTATTGGAAGAATATGAAACGGAGAAGCGGATAATTATTTTTTCCACCCATCTAATCGATGAAGTCAGTCTGATGTTTGAAGAAATTTTGATTTTGCAGAATGGGAAACTGGTTTTGAAGGAAGAAGCGGAAGCATTACGAAACAGTGTCTGTGCCGTTTCAGGAGCAGCTGATGAAGTGGAAGCATTTATTTCCGGAAAAGAAGTCATTGAGAAAAAACAAATTGCCGGTATGATGACAGCATATGTCTATAGCCGCATGGAACAGGCAGAGTCAGCCGGGCTGACAGCAGAGGGAGTACCAATACAGGAACTGATGATTCACTTAACCGAAAAAAAGGGGGCATAA
- a CDS encoding ABC transporter permease — protein MQWITIFQKELVENVRNVKWVWVPLVMILIASLDPISNYYLPQIIDAVGGMPEGTEIKLPEFKPADIIMMSLSQISSIGVLVIALMSMGTIAGERKSGVSELILVKPVSYANYITAKWASVLLLALIATGLGILASWYYVNILFGELSFDMLLKIIVFYGLWIILVVSLSIFYNTLVKIPGLVAFLTIATILLMKAVTTVFAHLLEWSPNNISRYIHEMIVFGNIPSELTGTSIITAAMVIILLVASIFIFKTKEMAD, from the coding sequence ATGCAATGGATAACGATTTTTCAGAAAGAACTAGTTGAAAATGTACGGAATGTGAAATGGGTATGGGTGCCGCTGGTTATGATTTTAATTGCAAGCTTAGATCCGATTTCAAACTACTATTTACCGCAGATCATAGATGCTGTCGGTGGAATGCCGGAGGGCACTGAAATAAAGCTGCCTGAATTTAAACCAGCTGATATTATTATGATGAGTTTATCGCAAATCAGCAGCATCGGAGTTCTCGTGATTGCGCTTATGTCAATGGGAACAATAGCCGGCGAACGAAAAAGCGGCGTATCTGAACTAATTTTGGTGAAGCCAGTTTCCTATGCCAATTATATAACAGCCAAATGGGCATCTGTACTGTTACTGGCGCTTATCGCCACAGGACTTGGAATTTTAGCGAGTTGGTATTATGTCAATATCCTGTTCGGCGAATTATCATTTGACATGCTGTTAAAAATTATTGTCTTTTACGGATTGTGGATCATACTTGTTGTATCGTTATCCATTTTTTACAATACACTGGTTAAAATCCCCGGACTGGTAGCTTTCCTGACGATTGCAACAATCCTTCTGATGAAGGCGGTCACGACAGTTTTTGCCCATCTGCTGGAATGGAGCCCGAACAATATTTCACGGTATATTCACGAAATGATTGTTTTCGGAAATATTCCATCCGAATTAACCGGAACATCAATCATCACAGCCGCCATGGTCATCATCCTGCTAGTGGCATCGATCTTTATTTTTAAAACAAAAGAAATGGCGGATTGA
- a CDS encoding ABC transporter ATP-binding protein produces MALLTVNNLTKRYDDKLAVDHIHFQFDPGKCIALIGPNGAGKTTTLRMLSGLIKPTSGDVSFAGTMQSDDIRKYIGYLPQYPIFHTWMTGKEFLVYVGRLARLSKTDAAERAETLLRQVGLKDAGTRRIGKYSGGMRQRLGIAQAIIHRPKLLMLDEPVSSLDPIGRRDVLTLMETLKQDMTILFSTHILSDADEISDELLLLHSGKIIESGSMNELRQKYQTSEIELEFQNDASSFQKELNNLPSVETCYVKKNKVYVRAEDILQARKAILMLAASEDWPLTSYSIKRTSLEDMFMKAVNS; encoded by the coding sequence ATGGCGTTGCTTACGGTAAACAATTTGACGAAACGATACGATGATAAATTGGCGGTTGATCATATACATTTTCAATTTGATCCAGGCAAATGCATCGCTCTGATCGGACCAAATGGCGCCGGTAAAACGACAACATTGCGCATGCTGTCGGGATTAATTAAACCGACAAGCGGAGATGTGTCGTTTGCGGGCACAATGCAGAGCGATGACATCCGCAAATATATTGGTTATCTGCCGCAGTACCCGATTTTTCACACTTGGATGACCGGAAAGGAATTCCTTGTTTATGTCGGAAGGCTTGCCCGTTTATCGAAAACCGATGCTGCCGAACGTGCGGAAACTTTACTGCGGCAAGTCGGATTAAAGGATGCCGGCACCCGCCGGATTGGAAAATATTCTGGCGGCATGAGGCAGCGGCTTGGAATTGCTCAGGCGATTATCCACAGGCCAAAACTGTTAATGCTTGATGAACCAGTATCTTCGCTCGATCCGATTGGACGTCGGGATGTATTGACACTAATGGAAACGTTGAAACAAGATATGACTATTTTGTTTTCCACTCATATTTTGAGTGATGCCGATGAAATAAGTGACGAACTTTTATTACTTCATTCCGGTAAAATCATTGAATCCGGGTCGATGAATGAATTGCGTCAAAAATACCAGACATCCGAAATTGAACTGGAATTTCAGAATGACGCCTCCAGTTTTCAGAAGGAATTGAATAACCTGCCGTCCGTCGAGACCTGTTATGTGAAGAAAAATAAGGTATATGTGAGAGCAGAAGATATTTTACAGGCACGGAAAGCAATACTGATGCTCGCAGCAAGTGAAGACTGGCCGTTAACGTCTTATTCCATCAAACGCACTTCACTGGAAGATATGTTCATGAAGGCGGTGAACAGCTGA
- a CDS encoding PLD nuclease N-terminal domain-containing protein, giving the protein MNLLSEINWAVIAPILIIQFILFIVALVDVIRIERTNGPKWMWVLIILFINIIGPIVYFIFGRRQQ; this is encoded by the coding sequence GTGAATTTACTTTCAGAAATCAACTGGGCGGTTATAGCACCAATTCTCATCATTCAATTTATCCTATTTATTGTTGCACTGGTTGATGTGATTCGCATTGAAAGAACTAACGGACCAAAATGGATGTGGGTGCTTATTATTCTGTTTATCAATATCATTGGGCCGATTGTCTATTTCATTTTTGGAAGGAGACAGCAGTAA
- a CDS encoding YfhE family protein, with protein sequence MKEKNKNHREKVLSKTQEVLYQREFKQADRVYNQLSQKGNRR encoded by the coding sequence ATGAAGGAAAAAAATAAGAATCATCGTGAAAAAGTTTTATCCAAAACGCAAGAGGTGCTTTATCAAAGGGAATTCAAGCAGGCAGATCGCGTATATAATCAGCTTTCCCAAAAAGGAAACCGCCGTTAA
- a CDS encoding TIGR01777 family oxidoreductase — protein MNVLITGGTGFVGQHLTKALTDKEHHVYILTRFPDRHQDTENTVFIAYDHPVSQLPNIHSVVNLAGDSLFGYWSSRKKDSIRNSRMETTMAVMNLVKNMDIKPDVFISGSAVGFYGMSEDLMFTEQTTVQGRDFLAKVVSEWEKTASQAETMGIRTIYSRFGVILGEGGAYPLMRMPVKMYAGGKIGNGEQWMSWIHIKDAVRLLLFCLFNDHISGPVNFTAPEPRRNKEFMKELANILNRPYWLPAPASIMTAALGEMSQLITKGQYVLPGKALEHNFQFAYPTLKTALTQLEKENRIN, from the coding sequence ATGAACGTACTCATTACCGGCGGAACCGGTTTTGTTGGACAACACCTCACGAAGGCATTAACAGATAAAGAACATCATGTTTACATATTAACCCGCTTCCCCGACAGGCATCAGGACACAGAAAATACTGTATTTATCGCCTATGATCACCCGGTATCACAGCTGCCGAATATTCATAGTGTGGTGAACCTTGCCGGTGATTCCCTGTTCGGTTATTGGTCAAGCCGGAAAAAAGACTCCATCCGCAACAGCCGTATGGAAACAACCATGGCTGTCATGAACCTTGTTAAAAATATGGATATAAAACCGGATGTGTTTATCAGCGGATCTGCTGTCGGATTTTACGGAATGTCCGAAGATTTAATGTTTACGGAACAAACTACTGTCCAGGGACGTGATTTCCTGGCCAAGGTCGTCTCAGAATGGGAAAAAACAGCGAGCCAGGCTGAAACGATGGGGATTCGTACAATTTATTCCAGATTCGGTGTCATTTTGGGTGAAGGCGGTGCATATCCACTTATGCGCATGCCTGTGAAAATGTATGCCGGCGGAAAAATCGGTAATGGAGAACAGTGGATGTCATGGATTCATATTAAAGATGCAGTCCGGCTTCTGCTATTTTGCCTGTTCAATGATCATATTTCCGGACCGGTTAATTTCACGGCACCGGAACCGCGGCGCAACAAGGAGTTTATGAAGGAACTCGCAAACATTCTCAACCGTCCATATTGGCTGCCGGCACCCGCATCCATAATGACTGCGGCCCTCGGTGAAATGAGCCAGCTTATCACGAAAGGTCAATACGTGCTCCCCGGAAAAGCATTGGAGCATAATTTTCAGTTTGCTTATCCAACACTAAAAACGGCACTGACACAGTTAGAAAAAGAGAATCGTATAAATTAG
- the recX gene encoding recombination regulator RecX has protein sequence MKKISRITTQQKRKNRYNIFLDDGHGEKYGFSVDESVLIAYKLRKHLELDESMIATLVQKDTLHKSYTLAINFLSYRMRTKKEIYDYLVKKEVDDEHITQIMKQLTEEKLINDRQFAEAFVRTRIDTTRKGPMLVKRELMEKGVSPQLAAEAVDLYTYEIQYARAEKWVRKKLTASKSKSFKQQVQQLQGTLMQKGFTRDVIQDVLADVDEMKDTDAEWNALVKQGEKLLHKHRQKLSGYELQGKVKEGLYRKGFSIDLINQFLEEQDEI, from the coding sequence ATGAAAAAGATTTCCCGGATCACCACTCAACAAAAACGTAAGAATCGTTATAATATCTTCCTGGATGACGGCCATGGTGAAAAATATGGCTTCAGTGTAGATGAATCCGTCCTGATAGCGTACAAGCTGCGTAAACACCTTGAATTGGATGAATCGATGATCGCTACACTTGTCCAAAAAGATACATTACATAAGTCATATACCCTTGCTATCAATTTTTTAAGCTATCGGATGCGGACAAAAAAAGAAATTTATGATTACCTGGTTAAAAAAGAAGTGGATGATGAACATATAACGCAAATCATGAAGCAGTTAACGGAGGAAAAGTTGATTAATGACCGGCAGTTTGCGGAAGCGTTTGTCCGAACCCGTATTGATACAACACGTAAAGGCCCAATGCTGGTTAAAAGAGAACTGATGGAAAAAGGAGTTTCCCCGCAACTTGCTGCTGAAGCAGTCGATTTGTACACGTACGAGATTCAATATGCCCGCGCTGAAAAATGGGTCCGCAAAAAATTGACAGCCAGCAAGAGTAAATCATTTAAACAGCAGGTGCAGCAACTGCAGGGAACTTTGATGCAAAAAGGTTTTACACGGGATGTGATTCAAGATGTACTGGCAGATGTGGATGAAATGAAGGATACTGATGCGGAATGGAATGCACTGGTTAAACAGGGTGAGAAATTGCTTCATAAACACCGTCAGAAACTTTCAGGATACGAACTTCAGGGAAAAGTGAAAGAAGGACTTTATCGGAAAGGCTTTTCCATCGATCTAATCAATCAGTTCCTTGAAGAACAGGATGAAATCTGA
- a CDS encoding acyl-CoA thioesterase, with protein sequence MEKIAIGNTKTLQTRLVLPPDTNHLDTIFGGKVLAYIDEIAALTSMKHAKSAVVTASIDSVDFLSSAKVGDSLTLEAYVTYTGNSSMEVFVKVTAHDLIHHTEQLTTESFLTMVAVDGTGKPIPVPQVYPVSEEEQEWFDSAPVRKENRKRRMLSRKS encoded by the coding sequence ATGGAAAAAATAGCAATCGGTAATACAAAAACACTGCAAACACGACTTGTGCTCCCGCCCGACACCAATCATTTGGATACCATTTTTGGAGGAAAAGTACTGGCTTATATTGATGAAATCGCCGCGCTTACATCAATGAAACATGCCAAAAGTGCTGTCGTAACGGCTTCAATCGATTCCGTTGATTTTCTTTCATCCGCCAAGGTCGGGGACTCCTTAACACTGGAAGCGTACGTAACATATACCGGCAACAGTTCGATGGAGGTATTTGTCAAAGTGACGGCACATGATTTGATTCACCATACCGAACAATTGACCACCGAATCTTTTTTAACAATGGTTGCGGTGGATGGTACCGGTAAACCGATTCCGGTTCCACAGGTTTACCCGGTTTCAGAAGAGGAGCAGGAGTGGTTTGATTCTGCACCTGTTCGGAAAGAAAACCGTAAACGCCGCATGCTGTCCAGAAAATCCTGA
- the yfkAB gene encoding radical SAM/CxCxxxxC motif protein YfkAB has protein sequence MNTQTLSPVNDPWEAYMDVEEHGEMKLSNVEFTTTTLCNMRCAHCAVGYTLQSRDPESLSMDLILKRLDEIPHLRTISITGGEPMMNKKSIRNHVIPLLKYAHSRGVKTQMNSNLTLPYNRYESIIPFLDVLHISHNWGTVEEFMETGFAKMERKPSEENRKKFFERMIDNSQRLAKDGVMVSAETMLNKRTFPFLEHIHDQVREMGCARHEIHPMYPVDFASTLETLELDEIRIAINRLLNHQYKDIWMMFGTLPFYPCSLSQEDQDLLKRLYQTKNVSVRNDPDGRSRLNVNIFTGDIIVTDFGDEPSLGNIQDTSLPAAYSKWMDSPTAQSLNCHCPAVKCLGPNLLVRNAYYSNVDFGKRSAQISLYE, from the coding sequence ATGAACACACAAACTTTGTCACCAGTCAATGATCCTTGGGAGGCGTATATGGATGTTGAAGAACATGGAGAAATGAAGTTGTCGAATGTTGAATTTACGACAACGACTTTATGTAATATGCGCTGTGCACATTGTGCTGTTGGCTATACTTTGCAATCCCGGGATCCAGAATCACTGTCGATGGACCTAATACTGAAGCGGCTTGATGAAATACCCCATCTGCGCACGATTAGCATTACCGGCGGGGAACCAATGATGAATAAGAAATCAATTCGGAACCATGTTATCCCGCTATTAAAGTATGCTCACAGCCGTGGTGTTAAAACACAGATGAATTCAAATTTAACATTGCCTTATAACAGGTATGAATCAATTATTCCTTTTTTGGATGTATTACATATCTCTCATAACTGGGGAACGGTTGAAGAATTTATGGAAACCGGTTTTGCTAAAATGGAGCGAAAACCTTCAGAAGAAAATCGTAAAAAGTTTTTTGAACGTATGATTGATAATTCACAGCGTCTCGCAAAGGATGGTGTGATGGTTTCGGCGGAAACGATGCTGAATAAACGGACCTTCCCATTTCTGGAACACATTCATGATCAGGTGCGCGAGATGGGCTGTGCAAGACATGAGATTCACCCGATGTACCCTGTCGATTTTGCCAGCACATTGGAAACATTGGAGCTGGATGAAATTCGTATAGCAATTAACAGGCTTCTTAATCACCAGTACAAAGATATATGGATGATGTTTGGAACATTGCCTTTTTATCCATGCAGTTTGTCACAAGAAGATCAGGATTTATTAAAAAGGCTGTATCAAACGAAGAATGTAAGTGTACGTAATGATCCGGATGGCCGCTCCCGATTAAATGTAAATATTTTTACCGGGGATATTATTGTGACAGACTTTGGTGATGAACCTTCATTGGGTAATATACAGGACACCTCGCTCCCTGCTGCATATTCGAAATGGATGGATTCTCCAACAGCCCAAAGCTTAAATTGTCATTGCCCTGCTGTTAAGTGTCTTGGTCCGAACCTGCTGGTGAGGAACGCCTATTATTCAAATGTTGATTTCGGAAAAAGAAGTGCGCAAATCAGTTTATATGAATAA
- a CDS encoding SDR family NAD(P)-dependent oxidoreductase, which produces MPTVAITGAGSGLGRALALKYAKNGYKIFLLGRTDTKLHIVQHEIIRAGGDAEVILCDVQEKASVSIAFQQIGKLDVVINNAGVGIFGPVEDYTIGDIEHTLNTNIKGAILTVQSALPLIKARNGRILTIISTAGLRGKINESIYCASKFALKGFTESLQKEWENEPISITAVYMGGMNTPFWDNSEHVKDASGLKGPEPVAEQIFQEDDGRKEIYVDK; this is translated from the coding sequence ATGCCAACTGTAGCAATTACTGGGGCTGGAAGTGGTTTGGGACGGGCACTTGCCCTAAAATATGCCAAAAATGGCTATAAAATTTTTTTACTGGGCCGAACCGATACGAAATTACATATTGTTCAGCATGAAATCATCCGTGCTGGCGGGGATGCGGAAGTTATCCTATGTGACGTGCAGGAAAAAGCTTCTGTCAGCATTGCCTTTCAGCAAATTGGTAAGCTCGATGTCGTCATTAACAATGCTGGGGTCGGTATTTTTGGACCTGTGGAAGATTATACAATAGGTGATATCGAACACACATTAAACACTAACATTAAAGGTGCCATACTGACTGTTCAATCAGCCCTGCCACTGATTAAAGCGAGGAATGGGCGCATTCTGACCATTATTTCAACTGCGGGACTGCGGGGGAAAATAAATGAATCCATTTACTGTGCAAGCAAATTTGCATTGAAAGGATTTACGGAAAGTTTACAAAAAGAATGGGAGAATGAGCCTATTTCGATTACAGCCGTGTACATGGGAGGCATGAACACACCATTCTGGGACAACTCAGAACATGTGAAGGATGCTTCAGGGCTGAAAGGACCCGAACCGGTAGCCGAACAGATTTTTCAGGAAGATGATGGTCGAAAAGAAATTTATGTTGATAAATAA
- a CDS encoding YfhH family protein yields the protein MDYRYSDYSIEQLREEVGKFKEKALKAEQVGNISEVAINERKMQVAMAYMLNPDDFHAHDIHAMKGDPGHRFKINYINGVFAWGHRINLLNETYEKEEAIPISLLGDKAE from the coding sequence ATGGATTACCGATACAGTGATTATTCAATCGAGCAGTTGAGGGAAGAAGTCGGGAAATTTAAAGAAAAAGCGCTGAAGGCTGAGCAGGTTGGAAACATAAGTGAAGTCGCCATTAATGAGCGGAAAATGCAAGTTGCCATGGCATATATGTTGAACCCGGATGATTTTCATGCACACGATATCCATGCAATGAAGGGAGATCCGGGACATCGTTTTAAAATAAATTATATTAATGGTGTTTTCGCGTGGGGACACCGTATTAACCTTTTGAATGAAACATATGAAAAAGAAGAAGCGATTCCCATTTCATTGCTTGGTGATAAGGCCGAATAG
- a CDS encoding metal-dependent hydrolase, with product MDTGTHIVMGIALGGLATLDPAVQNDPVLFNAVLAGTIVGSHAPDFDTILKLKNNAVYIRHHRGETHSIPAVLMWGVLIAGIIHVFVPQVNFLHLWAWTFLAVILHVLVDIPNAYGTQAYRPFTNKWIAKGFINTFDPYIFFLHVAGIIAWLLGANPGYTFLIIYTVIILYYIKRFIDKHEIVRKIKDYFPDTTQIATSPTIKQNEWRVAITTIDKFYVGSVKNGHIEIVDEFQKIPLPENDLMEIAKDDKNVSAFLSFSPVYRWEINDFDDFTEVRFIDLRYRSNQYYPFVAVVQIDDNMRKMTSYTGWIFSEHKLQRKLDVGDNPI from the coding sequence ATGGATACCGGAACCCATATTGTTATGGGAATTGCGCTCGGTGGACTGGCAACGCTTGATCCCGCCGTCCAGAATGATCCTGTCCTGTTTAATGCAGTGCTTGCAGGGACCATTGTGGGTTCGCATGCACCTGACTTTGATACGATCTTAAAATTAAAAAATAATGCTGTATATATCCGGCACCACCGCGGTGAAACCCACTCCATACCCGCTGTTCTCATGTGGGGTGTATTGATTGCCGGGATCATTCATGTGTTTGTTCCCCAAGTTAATTTCCTGCATTTGTGGGCCTGGACTTTCCTGGCAGTTATTCTCCATGTGCTGGTGGATATACCGAACGCGTATGGGACCCAGGCATACCGTCCATTTACCAATAAATGGATTGCAAAAGGATTTATTAATACATTTGATCCGTATATCTTCTTTCTCCATGTTGCCGGAATCATCGCTTGGCTGCTTGGTGCAAATCCGGGTTACACGTTTTTAATTATCTATACTGTCATTATTTTGTATTATATAAAACGGTTCATTGACAAACATGAAATTGTCCGAAAAATAAAGGACTATTTCCCCGATACAACCCAGATTGCAACATCCCCGACCATTAAGCAAAACGAGTGGCGGGTTGCTATTACGACGATAGATAAATTTTATGTAGGTTCGGTTAAAAATGGACACATTGAAATCGTCGATGAATTTCAAAAAATCCCTTTGCCGGAAAACGACCTGATGGAAATAGCAAAAGATGATAAAAATGTTTCGGCATTTCTGTCGTTCTCCCCTGTATACCGATGGGAAATCAATGACTTCGACGATTTTACCGAAGTGCGGTTTATTGATTTACGATACAGATCCAATCAATACTATCCATTTGTTGCTGTCGTACAAATTGATGACAACATGCGAAAAATGACTTCATACACCGGCTGGATTTTTTCCGAGCACAAACTCCAGCGCAAACTGGATGTTGGCGACAATCCAATTTAA
- the mutY gene encoding A/G-specific adenine glycosylase — MNDKAFHNIDIPSFQHDLIDWYQSNKRDLPWRKDQDPYKVWVSEIMLQQTKVDTVIPYFKRFIEKYPTLFDLANADQQDVLKMWEGLGYYSRARNLQNAVREVASEYEGVVPANEKELGSLKGVGPYTKGAILSIAFNQPVPAVDGNVMRVLSRVLKIEDDIAQPKVKKEFETYVHELISNEDPSSFNQGIMELGALVCTPKSPMCMLCPVQEHCKAFAEGIEEDLPVKSKAKKQKKIPYVVLLIRNKHNQYVIEKRPDEGLLANLYQFPMVPAAEIGMDHMENWIQMEYGLKIKLTEKKGKLKHVFSHIIWQLEIMEADTDAEEVNDGRIRFVSHDELRDFPFPVSHQKMMKYVRES, encoded by the coding sequence ATGAACGATAAAGCATTTCATAACATAGATATTCCATCATTTCAGCATGATTTAATCGATTGGTATCAGTCGAACAAACGGGATCTTCCCTGGCGAAAAGACCAGGATCCGTATAAAGTATGGGTCTCCGAAATCATGCTTCAGCAAACGAAGGTAGATACGGTTATTCCATATTTTAAACGATTTATTGAGAAATATCCTACACTATTCGATTTGGCAAATGCTGATCAGCAGGATGTCCTGAAAATGTGGGAGGGTCTTGGTTACTATTCCCGCGCAAGAAATCTGCAAAACGCCGTGCGGGAAGTTGCAAGCGAATATGAAGGGGTAGTTCCGGCAAATGAAAAAGAACTTGGATCATTAAAAGGTGTCGGTCCTTATACAAAAGGTGCCATCCTTTCCATTGCATTCAACCAGCCTGTTCCGGCAGTGGACGGCAACGTAATGCGTGTACTGTCCCGTGTTTTGAAAATCGAAGACGATATTGCACAGCCAAAAGTAAAAAAAGAATTTGAAACATATGTACATGAATTAATTTCAAATGAAGATCCGTCATCCTTTAATCAGGGGATTATGGAACTTGGAGCTTTGGTCTGCACGCCCAAATCACCGATGTGTATGCTTTGTCCGGTGCAGGAACATTGCAAGGCTTTTGCAGAGGGAATCGAGGAAGATTTGCCTGTTAAATCGAAAGCAAAAAAACAGAAGAAAATTCCATATGTGGTGTTGCTGATTCGTAATAAACATAATCAATACGTGATCGAAAAGCGTCCGGATGAAGGATTGCTCGCCAATTTATATCAATTTCCCATGGTTCCGGCAGCTGAAATCGGTATGGATCATATGGAGAACTGGATTCAGATGGAATACGGTTTAAAAATTAAGCTAACTGAAAAGAAAGGCAAGCTGAAGCATGTGTTTTCACACATTATCTGGCAGCTTGAGATTATGGAAGCAGATACCGATGCAGAAGAGGTTAATGATGGACGTATCCGGTTTGTTTCGCACGATGAATTGCGTGATTTTCCATTCCCGGTATCACATCAGAAAATGATGAAATACGTGCGCGAATCATAA
- a CDS encoding gamma-type small acid-soluble spore protein gives MAKQQPKKSAAGTNVEQVKKQNQQAAQGQGQYGTEFASEQTNAQQVKKQNQKSQQSKK, from the coding sequence ATGGCTAAACAACAACCTAAAAAGTCAGCTGCTGGTACAAACGTTGAGCAAGTGAAAAAACAAAACCAACAAGCAGCTCAAGGGCAAGGTCAGTACGGTACTGAATTTGCGTCCGAACAAACAAACGCGCAACAAGTTAAAAAACAGAATCAAAAATCTCAGCAAAGCAAGAAGTAA
- the ntdP gene encoding nucleoside tri-diphosphate phosphatase — MVSPQAGSVLQIQSYKHNGNLHRIWENSLVLKGTETIVIGANDKTPVKESDGRTWTTREPAISYFHSKYWFNVIGMLRTDGIYYYCNISSPFIFDHEALKYIDYDLDVKVYPDMTWDLLDEDEYEVHKAAMNYPEVLNGILWKNVRILIHWVRQRKGPFAPDFVDQWYERYLTYR; from the coding sequence ATGGTTAGTCCGCAAGCAGGATCGGTACTGCAAATTCAAAGCTATAAACATAATGGTAATTTGCACCGTATATGGGAAAACAGCCTTGTATTAAAGGGAACCGAAACAATTGTGATCGGTGCCAATGATAAAACTCCTGTAAAAGAAAGCGATGGGAGAACGTGGACGACACGAGAGCCGGCCATTAGCTATTTTCATTCAAAATATTGGTTTAATGTTATTGGTATGCTGCGTACGGATGGGATTTATTACTACTGCAATATCAGCTCTCCATTTATTTTTGACCATGAAGCACTGAAGTACATAGATTATGACCTGGATGTAAAGGTTTATCCGGATATGACATGGGATTTGCTGGATGAAGATGAGTACGAAGTGCATAAAGCGGCGATGAACTATCCGGAAGTGCTTAATGGTATCCTGTGGAAAAACGTACGCATTTTAATTCACTGGGTGAGACAGAGAAAGGGACCATTTGCGCCTGACTTTGTTGATCAATGGTATGAACGGTACTTAACTTACCGATAA